In Silene latifolia isolate original U9 population chromosome 3, ASM4854445v1, whole genome shotgun sequence, a single window of DNA contains:
- the LOC141649395 gene encoding uncharacterized protein LOC141649395 has protein sequence MVSKLGLVTTPHPKPYALHWLDNGNKVKVTKQVEVALTMGSYVDKILCDVVPMDACHVLLGRPWQFDRNVIHRGRSNEYGLVDKGKKLVLKPMAPSAIHSMSTTQGKTSSMSMFASEQEVGEAIKEGGCVYLMVVNEVPSVGVKNDQLITLLEEFEDVFPDDLLPGLPPIRGIKHQIDPIPGASLPNKAAYRCTQWRQRSYNDKLRN, from the coding sequence ATGGTGAGCAAGTTGGGTTTGGTTACAACACCTCATCCCAAGCCCTACGCATTACATTGGCTTGATAACGGGAATAAGGTGAAGGTTACCAAGCAAGTGGAAGTGGCTTTAACTATGGGGTCTTATGTCGACAAGATCTTGTGTGATGTTGTGCCGATGGATGCATGTCATGTACTCTTGGGGCGTCCTTGGCAATTCGATCGCAATGTAATACACCGTGGTCGGAGCAATGAGTATGGATTGGTCGACAAGGGCAAGAAGCTTGTTTTAAAGCCGATGGCGCCTAGTGCTATTCATTCTATGAGTACCACGCAAGGAAAGACCTCTAGCATGTCTATGTTTGCTAGCGAGCAAGAGGTTGGTGAAGCCATAAAGGAGGGTGGTTGTGTTTATTTGATGGTGGTCAATGAAGTGCCAAGTGTTGGAGTCAAAAATGACCAATTAATAACACTCTTAGAGGAATTCGAGGATGTTTTCCCCGATGATTTACTGCCGGGTTTGCCCCCTATTCGTGGAATCAAACATCAAATCGATCCCATTCCTGGAGCTTCATTGCCTAACAAAGCGGCCTATCGATGCACCCAATGGAGACAAAGGAGTTACAACGACAAATTGAGGAATTAA